The following is a genomic window from Parafrankia discariae.
CGGTGACGGTGACCTGCACCGTCACCGTGGTGGCCGTTGCGGTGACGGTCCCCTGCGCGCCGCTGCCGGCGAGGTACTGCTCGGCGCGGCGCCGGGCGGCGGCCGGGTCGAGGTGCACGATCCCGCTGGCCCGGTAGTCGGCCAGGTCCAGGGCTTGCGCGCCGGCGCGGGCGGCTTCGGCGGCGAGGCTGACCGCGGCCGATTTGCGGTCCAGCGCGATCCCGCCGTCCACGACCAGGCCGGTCACCCCGAGCAGGGCGATGGTGAGCACGAGGAAGAACGCTGTCACCGTCCCGGTGTCCCGGGTGCGGTCAGGCACGGCGGAACCGGTCCCAGCCGGCCGTGGTGACCGCGGCTGGGCTGTCGGAGGACGGTACCCGTAGCCGGGCGGAGGCCGGGGTGGGGTGGATGTTGTCGAGGCGCCAGTCGTCTCCGGTCCAGAGCAGTTCCCAGGTCACCGACGCGACGAGGGGCGCGGAGGGTGTGTGGTCGCCGGAGACGCGGCTGGCGTAGAGAAGAGCGATCGTGGTGTGGTCGGGCTGGGTGGTCAGGACCTGGGTGCCC
Proteins encoded in this region:
- a CDS encoding pilus assembly protein TadG-related protein, whose product is MPDRTRDTGTVTAFFLVLTIALLGVTGLVVDGGIALDRKSAAVSLAAEAARAGAQALDLADYRASGIVHLDPAAARRRAEQYLAGSGAQGTVTATATTVTVQVTVTVPTQLLGIVGVDTLTVTGHASAAPIHGVTAPANPAGIP